The sequence GGTTTCAGCTTTTGGCTTATTTGTTTTGTTACCACCATATTAGCTTTAATGCTTGGTTTTATCTGGCATTATAGGGCATGGTGTTATCTTTGTCCTATAGGATCTTTTTCAGCCTTAGTTGGAGGGCACAAGAGATTTTTGGCGATTGACGAGGAGAGATGTAAGGGCTGTTTACTTTGCGAAAACGTTTGCCCCTTGAACCTCAAGGTTGCTAGCAAAGCTAATAACAACGAGATAAAGAACCGAGACTGCTTACAATGCCTGGAATGCGTAGATTCTTGCCCAAAGAGAATTCTTGAACTGAGAAGTTCGTAGGGAAGTAATTTTATCCGACAAAGTGTTATCGCAAAGCGACGAAATTTTAAGGATTTTCTGACTTTCTTTTTTTAGCGTTTTCAAGCCATTCTAAAAAGAAGGCAAGAAACATTCCCAAAAAAAGGCCTGATACTATAGAAACTGCCAAAATGAGTTTTTTCTTGGGCTTGTAAGGCTTAGTAGGGGCAACGTTAGTTGTAATTAGAAAGAAGGGCTTTAAATTTTGGAGTTCGCTATATTTTTCGAGATAAGAACTTTGCAAGTCTTTCAATAAAAGCTCAAGTTCGGTTATTCCTTTTATTTCATTATCGCTCAATTTACTTTTCTTCAAAATTTCTTTTTTCAATTCTTCGATGTTTCTAATTTGTCTTTCTAAATTTTTAATCTCTTTGGTTAAGATTTCTCTCCTAAGTTCAATTTTATTTTTAATAGTCGGAATTTTGGCAAGATAGATTGCAATATGTTTTTGAAGTGGAAGAAGTTCTTGGTTGTTAGTGCTTTCTAAAGTTACTTCGACTATTTCCTTATTGTTTCTAGGAATTCGACTTGAAATTGAAATAATATTCTTGGGATTTTTTATGTTTAAGACTTTTCTTAGTTCATCATAGCGTCCTTCTTTTATAAGTGTTGAAATTGTTTCTATCCCCTGACTTATCTCGTAAACTGATGCTTCTTGAGCCTGTAATGCAAACTTTATTTTGTAAATATCTTTTGCCACAAAAAGATAGACGCAGGCAAAAATGACAAAAATAAAGGTTGTTATAAAAATGACAGCCTTTCTCTTCTTAAGTGTGAGCCAGAGCTCGTAGAGGTCTATCTCGTCCTCTTCATAGTAAGGTGGCGTGTAGGGAGGCGGTGCTTTTTGTTCTTTTTCCATAAATCCCCAGGATGTGCCAATAAATTTTAGGCGGATTTTAGCGGAAACAGAAAATTGCGCAAGATGATCACACCTTCTGGCAATTCGTCCGATTCAAAGTCCCAGTCTTTAGGCGGACGGTGTAAGCGTTTCCAGGCATAAAGAGAGGTTCCAATGGACTCTGGATGAAACTGAACCCCTTCTACTGGAAATTCTTTGTGCCGTACCCCCATTATTTCGCCTTCTTCGTCCCTTGCCGTAACCACTAGCTCAGCAGGCAAAGTTTTTTCTTCGATCACCAGTGAATGGTAGCGCATGGCCTCAAAGGGTGAAGGAAGCCCTTGAAATACACCCTGGCCGTCATGTTCAATCTGGGAGGTTTTGCCGTGCATAAGGCGTTTAGCGCGCACAATATTGCCACCAAAGGCCATGCCAATGCTTTGATGCCCAAGACATACCCCCAGAATAGGGATTTTTCCAGCAAAATGCTTGATAGCAGGGACAGAGATCCCTGCTTCTTTAGGGGTGCAAGGACCAGGAGAAATAATAAGATGCGTGGGGGAAAGCTTTTCTATTTCAGAAATGGAAATGGCGTCGTTGCGATATACCAGGACTTCGCTTTTTTTAGCCAGCTTTTCACACATTACCCCCAGAAGCTGGACTAGGTTATAGGTGAATGAATCGTAATTGTCTATCACTAAAAGTCTTATCCCCATTTAAAGCCCTCCCTGGGCTAATTCAATGGCTTTCATCATTCCACGGGCTTTGTTTATGGTTTCCTGATATTCCTTCTCAGGATCAGAGTCTGCCACGATTCCAGCGCCTGCCTGGAGATAAAGACGGGTGCCTTTTTGGAAAAGCGTTCTAATGGCAATACAAAAATCCATATTCCCTGAAAAACCAAAGTATCCTACCGCTCCGGCATATGGCCCACGCTTGGCATGTTCAAGCTCTTCGATTATTTCCATGGCCCGTATTTTGGGTGCTCCTGAAACTGTGCCCGCGGGGAAAGAGGCCTTAAGCACGTCAAACATGTCTTTCCCGGGTAGAAGCTCGCCACGTACCCCTGAGACCAGATGCATTACGTGGGAGTACCTTTCAATAACCATAAGTTCGTACACGTCTACGCTGCCGTAGGTGGCCACACGACCGACATCGTTGCGGCCAAGGTCAACCAGCATTAAGTGTTCAGCCCTTTCTTTTTGATCGTGCAAAAGGTCTTCTGCCAGGGCCAGGTCTTCGGTTTCTGTGCGCCCGCGGGGTCTAGTGCCTGCAATGGGGCGCACTTCAATTATACCTTCTTCAAGGCGTACCAATATCTCAGGAGATGAGCCGATAAGGGTTTCATCCCCTAGGCGAAGGTAAAAAAGATAAGGCGAAGGATTAATCTTGCGAAGGGCGCGATATAAGTCAAAACACCTGATGTGGTTTTCACCTGAAAAACGCTGGGAAAGGACTACCTGGATAACGTCACCAGCCTGAATATATTCCTTGGCCTTTCTCACCATTTCGTGGAATTTTTCTCGGGGGATTTCGGGTTTTAAAGAGGTTTCTTTTTCTACTGGATTTGCTGGAGGATAAATTAGCGGCCCGCGCACTCGTCTCACCATGGCTTCGATTTCAGTGCGTGCCCGTTCGTAAGCAGCCTCTGGGTGAACGCCTTCATTGATACGTGCGTTATAAATCACCAAAAGCGTGTGCTTTAAGCGGTCATAAACCAGAAGAATTTCAGGAAACATAAGGTGAATATCTGAAAACCCCGTGGTTTCAGGAAGCGTGTCAGGGAGCCTTTCCATAAAACGGACGGTGTCATAAGAGAGAAAGCCCACCGCTCCCCCAAAAAAACGCGGGAGGCCCGGGATAGTGGCTGCTTTGAACTGTGAAATTAACTTGCGCAGGGTTTCAAATGGGTCTTGTGCCTGAAAACGTCTTTCGCCATGGCGGTCCATCAGGGTGATATTTTGTCCGCGGGAGCGAAAGATTAAAAAAGGATTTACCCCTATAAAGCTAAAGCGGGCCCATTTTTCGCCACCTTCGATACTTTCGAGCAAAAATCCATAATGGCCCACATGGACTTTGTAAAAAAGTGAGATAGGGGTTTCCATATCAACCAGGACTTCCTGGTAAACAGGGATAAGATTGGCTTCTTTGGCTAACTCAAGAAAGGTCTTTTTGTCTGGTATAGTTTGCCCTAAAATCATGAGTCGCTTTTAGCCTTAAGCAGGTGTCATGTCAAGTTTAACGTGGACAGAGAAGCCAGGAAGAATTATAAGGTCAGCCATGTTAACCATACCAAATTTTATAACCCTTTTGCGCTTATTTTTGGTGCCGGTTATTTTAGCAAGTCTTTGGGCTCACGACTACCAGAGAGCGTTACTTTTTTTTGTCATAGCAGGGTTAAGTGATGCCCTTGATGGCTTTTTGGCCAGGCGTTTAAATCAGAAAACCCTGGTCGGCGCCATTCTTGATCCCATTGCCGATAAAACTCTGATTGATTCGATCTACCTTGCAGGGGCGCATCTCAAAATTTTGCCTGCCTGGCTTGCCGGGATCGTCGTTGGCCGGGATGTTTTTATCCTGACAGGATTTTTAATTCTTACCCTTTATACCAAAAAACTCGAAGTAAGGCCTACTTACTTGAGTAAAGGGACAACTGTTGCCCAGGTATCAACAATCGTTATCACGCTGGCAGGCTTCTCCTTCCAGGAAATATTTTTTTACTTTACTGGGATTCTTACGATTCTTTCTGGAGTTCATTATTTGTGGATAGGCGTGCGTTTCTTTCATAAAAATAAAAGGGCAGGGGGCTAGCCCTGCCCCTTGCCCCTCCCGACACTAGTCAGTGCGCTTTCTTCTTATGAGCATGCCAGCTGCAAATAACCCCGCCCCTAAAAGCATGTAAGATGCTGATTCAGGGGTATGGGCCATCACTTCGCCGTAGTCATTTCCGCATTCCATGGTCCAGTGGATCTTAATTTGATGGTAGTTGCTAAGATTTAACAAACTAAGAGGGATAGCTGCTTCGATAAAGTAGCGAGAGAAACTATGCTCTGGATCATCCTCGTACGCAAGTTCTCCTGCCCCAAGGTATGTTCCGTTTTCCATGCGGAAAGGATTGGAGACGGCATGGGCAGTGTAAGCAACATCCTGCCAGGAAGTGACTTTATAAAGTCCGCCTAACGTAAGGCCGCGGTTTTCCTGGCCGCCAACATAGTTTGAAATAATAAAAGCGTAGTCCCAGGTGCCGTCATTTCCTAGGTCAAGGCTTATGTCACCGGCATCATACGAAGAAGTTCCACTCTGAGGAAATCCGGTTGAGATAGCAAGATATAGATATCCGTTGCTAATAGTGGCAAGCATGGCTTCTACGTCATAGTCCTGCCCACCATAACCTGGGCCCACATAGCCAT comes from Thermodesulfatator atlanticus DSM 21156 and encodes:
- a CDS encoding Wzz/FepE/Etk N-terminal domain-containing protein; protein product: MEKEQKAPPPYTPPYYEEDEIDLYELWLTLKKRKAVIFITTFIFVIFACVYLFVAKDIYKIKFALQAQEASVYEISQGIETISTLIKEGRYDELRKVLNIKNPKNIISISSRIPRNNKEIVEVTLESTNNQELLPLQKHIAIYLAKIPTIKNKIELRREILTKEIKNLERQIRNIEELKKEILKKSKLSDNEIKGITELELLLKDLQSSYLEKYSELQNLKPFFLITTNVAPTKPYKPKKKLILAVSIVSGLFLGMFLAFFLEWLENAKKRKSENP
- a CDS encoding anthranilate synthase component II, whose protein sequence is MGIRLLVIDNYDSFTYNLVQLLGVMCEKLAKKSEVLVYRNDAISISEIEKLSPTHLIISPGPCTPKEAGISVPAIKHFAGKIPILGVCLGHQSIGMAFGGNIVRAKRLMHGKTSQIEHDGQGVFQGLPSPFEAMRYHSLVIEEKTLPAELVVTARDEEGEIMGVRHKEFPVEGVQFHPESIGTSLYAWKRLHRPPKDWDFESDELPEGVIILRNFLFPLKSA
- the trpE gene encoding anthranilate synthase component I, whose amino-acid sequence is MILGQTIPDKKTFLELAKEANLIPVYQEVLVDMETPISLFYKVHVGHYGFLLESIEGGEKWARFSFIGVNPFLIFRSRGQNITLMDRHGERRFQAQDPFETLRKLISQFKAATIPGLPRFFGGAVGFLSYDTVRFMERLPDTLPETTGFSDIHLMFPEILLVYDRLKHTLLVIYNARINEGVHPEAAYERARTEIEAMVRRVRGPLIYPPANPVEKETSLKPEIPREKFHEMVRKAKEYIQAGDVIQVVLSQRFSGENHIRCFDLYRALRKINPSPYLFYLRLGDETLIGSSPEILVRLEEGIIEVRPIAGTRPRGRTETEDLALAEDLLHDQKERAEHLMLVDLGRNDVGRVATYGSVDVYELMVIERYSHVMHLVSGVRGELLPGKDMFDVLKASFPAGTVSGAPKIRAMEIIEELEHAKRGPYAGAVGYFGFSGNMDFCIAIRTLFQKGTRLYLQAGAGIVADSDPEKEYQETINKARGMMKAIELAQGGL
- a CDS encoding CDP-alcohol phosphatidyltransferase family protein translates to MLTIPNFITLLRLFLVPVILASLWAHDYQRALLFFVIAGLSDALDGFLARRLNQKTLVGAILDPIADKTLIDSIYLAGAHLKILPAWLAGIVVGRDVFILTGFLILTLYTKKLEVRPTYLSKGTTVAQVSTIVITLAGFSFQEIFFYFTGILTILSGVHYLWIGVRFFHKNKRAGG
- a CDS encoding PEP-CTERM sorting domain-containing protein (PEP-CTERM proteins occur, often in large numbers, in the proteomes of bacteria that also encode an exosortase, a predicted intramembrane cysteine proteinase. The presence of a PEP-CTERM domain at a protein's C-terminus predicts cleavage within the sorting domain, followed by covalent anchoring to some some component of the (usually Gram-negative) cell surface. Many PEP-CTERM proteins exhibit an unusual sequence composition that includes large numbers of potential glycosylation sites. Expression of one such protein has been shown restore the ability of a bacterium to form floc, a type of biofilm.), whose product is MKKLFLTLTLAIFFWAAKGQALTINVDGNLADWGLNTTNFAENGNNWDPGIPEVFVWQEDEVGANGYVGPGYGGQDYDVEAMLATISNGYLYLAISTGFPQSGTSSYDAGDISLDLGNDGTWDYAFIISNYVGGQENRGLTLGGLYKVTSWQDVAYTAHAVSNPFRMENGTYLGAGELAYEDDPEHSFSRYFIEAAIPLSLLNLSNYHQIKIHWTMECGNDYGEVMAHTPESASYMLLGAGLFAAGMLIRRKRTD